A region from the Salifodinibacter halophilus genome encodes:
- a CDS encoding SDR family oxidoreductase: protein MTTADSPVLLITGGSTGIGAASARLAVSKGYCVALGARHVDAVETLAAELGGPSVALAQACDVSDPTSINAFVAATQDTFGRIDAVFANAGVGGSPGGFCGADPKAWHTMLMTNVYGVGLTIQAAAPALKATRGHLLITGSAAGRATIPGSMYSASKWAVSAIGYGVREELRGSGVRVTLIEPGMVDTPFFDNRPEHALSDDDVANSVLYALAQPANVDVNEILLRPTPPLDN, encoded by the coding sequence TTGACCACCGCCGATTCGCCGGTTCTGCTAATAACCGGCGGCTCGACGGGAATTGGGGCGGCCAGTGCTCGACTGGCCGTCTCAAAAGGCTACTGCGTCGCGCTCGGCGCCCGACACGTCGACGCGGTCGAAACGTTGGCCGCCGAGCTCGGCGGGCCATCCGTGGCCTTGGCGCAAGCCTGCGATGTGAGCGATCCCACCTCGATCAACGCGTTCGTGGCTGCCACACAGGACACATTCGGCCGCATCGATGCTGTGTTTGCCAACGCCGGCGTCGGTGGTTCACCGGGCGGTTTCTGCGGCGCCGATCCCAAAGCGTGGCACACCATGCTGATGACCAACGTCTACGGCGTTGGGCTAACGATTCAGGCGGCAGCCCCTGCGCTGAAAGCCACCCGCGGTCATCTGCTCATCACGGGCTCGGCCGCCGGCCGCGCGACTATCCCCGGCTCGATGTATAGCGCGTCGAAATGGGCTGTCTCAGCGATTGGCTACGGTGTGCGCGAGGAACTCCGCGGCAGTGGAGTACGCGTCACCCTGATCGAACCCGGCATGGTCGATACGCCTTTCTTCGATAACCGTCCCGAGCACGCACTCAGCGACGACGACGTCGCCAACAGCGTGCTATATGCGCTGGCACAACCCGCCAACGTCGACGTCAACGAGATACTGCTGCGTCCGACACCGCCGCTCGATAACTGA